The following coding sequences lie in one Montipora foliosa isolate CH-2021 chromosome 11, ASM3666993v2, whole genome shotgun sequence genomic window:
- the LOC137977651 gene encoding 2-iminobutanoate/2-iminopropanoate deaminase-like isoform X3, with amino-acid sequence MLRGMAATIRKIVSTAKAPGAIGPYNQAVIADKTMYVSGQLGLNPETMEFVSDDVQEQTKQALTNMGHILEAGGSSFDRVVKTTVLLADINDFAKVNEVYSTFFTTHQPARAAYQVANLPKLGKVEIEAVAIVGEVTTSKL; translated from the exons ATGCTTAGAGGGATGGCTGCCACGATCAGAAAAATTGTCAGCACAGCGAAAGCTCCAGGGGCCATTGGACCTTACAA CCAAGCTGTGATTGCTGACAAAACAATGTATGTTTCTGGACAACTTGGACTGAATCCTGAG ACCATGGAGTTTGTGTCAGATGATGTACAAGAGCAAACCAAGCAG GCTTTGACGAACATGGGTCACATTCTTGAAGCTGGAGGCTCATCATTTGATAGAG TTGTGAAGACAACGGTTCTGTTAGCTGATATCAACGATTTTGCCAAAGTAAATGAAGTCTATAGCACCT tttttaccaCTCATCAGCCTGCCAGAGCAGCTTATCAGGTGGCTAACCTTCCAAAG CTTGGAAAAGTGGAAATTGAAGCTGTGGCCATTGTTGGAGAG GTTACAACGAGTAAATTATAG
- the LOC137977651 gene encoding 2-iminobutanoate/2-iminopropanoate deaminase-like isoform X1 produces MLLIDLKMATVRKIVSTPKGVQPIRGVYSQAVIADKTMYVSGQLGLNPETMEFVSDDVQEQTKQALTNMGHILEAGGSSFDRVVKTTVLLADINDFAKVNEVYSTFFTTHQPARAAYQVANLPKLGKVEIEAVAIVGEVTTSKL; encoded by the exons ATGTTACTAATTGACCTCAAGATGGCTACCGTTAGAAAGATCGTTAGCACACCGAAAGGTGTTCAGCCGATTCGTGGGGTTTACAG CCAAGCTGTGATTGCTGACAAAACAATGTATGTTTCTGGACAACTTGGACTGAATCCTGAG ACCATGGAGTTTGTGTCAGATGATGTACAAGAGCAAACCAAGCAG GCTTTGACGAACATGGGTCACATTCTTGAAGCTGGAGGCTCATCATTTGATAGAG TTGTGAAGACAACGGTTCTGTTAGCTGATATCAACGATTTTGCCAAAGTAAATGAAGTCTATAGCACCT tttttaccaCTCATCAGCCTGCCAGAGCAGCTTATCAGGTGGCTAACCTTCCAAAG CTTGGAAAAGTGGAAATTGAAGCTGTGGCCATTGTTGGAGAG GTTACAACGAGTAAATTATAG
- the LOC137977651 gene encoding 2-iminobutanoate/2-iminopropanoate deaminase-like isoform X2, with translation MLLIDLKMATVRKIVSTPKGVQPIRGVYSQAVIADKTMYVSGQLGLNPETMEFVSDDVQEQTKQALTNMGHILEAGGSSFDRVVKTTVLLADINDFAKVNEVYSTFFTTHQPARAAYQVANLPKLGKVEIEAVAIVGEVKDE, from the exons ATGTTACTAATTGACCTCAAGATGGCTACCGTTAGAAAGATCGTTAGCACACCGAAAGGTGTTCAGCCGATTCGTGGGGTTTACAG CCAAGCTGTGATTGCTGACAAAACAATGTATGTTTCTGGACAACTTGGACTGAATCCTGAG ACCATGGAGTTTGTGTCAGATGATGTACAAGAGCAAACCAAGCAG GCTTTGACGAACATGGGTCACATTCTTGAAGCTGGAGGCTCATCATTTGATAGAG TTGTGAAGACAACGGTTCTGTTAGCTGATATCAACGATTTTGCCAAAGTAAATGAAGTCTATAGCACCT tttttaccaCTCATCAGCCTGCCAGAGCAGCTTATCAGGTGGCTAACCTTCCAAAG CTTGGAAAAGTGGAAATTGAAGCTGTGGCCATTGTTGGAGAGGTAAAAGATGAGTGA
- the LOC137977650 gene encoding sodium/potassium/calcium exchanger 1-like isoform X2: MFKRVVKLFLGRKNQEETVDQSKNSEPTKPTEAEPREDPLGEESREVHEEKPRQEEKDVGDNVDGTQQTIQVIEKVSQDGEDPEESNQTAQEKETPKLDEPGPSETEQTPVQEPTESNVEEQPGDEQGGEQSEQNPVEQSNEGVSEAHMDSEEQQVQEEVEKPAPEGENAEEAKPEGEEPKPDGEKPEPEAEETKPEAEEAKEATGETQTETAETNPEVEETKPGETETKPEEEETKPVESLTTDAGEEPTATDETQAEDEKATEETQNPPIEDENPAEETPPNEDS, translated from the exons ATGTTTAAGCGAGTTGTTAAGTTATTCCTGGGAAGGAAAA ATCAAGAAGAGACTGTTGATCAGTCGAAAAACTCAGAGCCCACAAAACCGACCGAGGCTGAGCCTCGCGAAGATCCCCTTGGCGAGGAATCCAGGGAAGTTCATGAAGAAAAGCCCAGACAAGAGGAGAAGGACGTGGGAGATAATGTAGATGGAACACAGCAAACTATCCAGGTGATAGAAAAGGTTTCTCAAGATGGGGAAGATCCCGAGGAAAGTAATCAAACTGCACAAGAAAAAGAGACGCCTAAGTTGGACGAACCGGGTCCTTCCGAAACAGAACAAACACCTGTACAAGAACCCACAGAAAGCAACGTAGAAGAACAGCCAGGTGACGAACAAGGTGGAGAACAGAGTGAACAGAACCCAGTGGAACAAAGTAATGAAGGAGTAAGCGAAGCGCATATGGATTCTGAAGAACAACAAGTACAAGAGGAGGTTGAAAAGCCAGCTCCGGAAGGAGAAAACGCGGAGGAAGCGAAACCCGAGGGAGAGGAACCGAAACCTGACGGAGAGAAACCGGAGCCTGAAGCAGAGGAAACCAAGCCCGAAGCCGAAGAAGCGAAGGAAGCAACAGGTGAAACGCAGACTGAGACTGCCGAAACTAATCCTGAAGTAGAGGAAACCAAGCCTGGAGAAACGGAAACAAAGCCTGAGGAAGAAGAAACGAAGCCTGTGGAATCCCTGACTACCGACGCTGGCGAGGAACCCACAGCCACAGATGAAACGCAGGCTGAAGACGAGAAAGCGACCGAAGAAACACAAAATCCGCCAATCGAAGACGAGAACCCTGCGGAGGAAACGCCACCAAACGAAGACAGCTAA
- the LOC137976860 gene encoding uncharacterized protein — protein sequence MAFNVDEEIKSQESLITIGDNIIKNVRTFKYLGYTITNDEKKASRFLYTRIGAAYQKWNELKHVLTDRRIKLSTRVRFLTTCVRSRLLYSIEACSLTEKELDTIEVIWNGFLKKMVKCGYQRIKTPTNKEKQTTTDKEVDSRYRISNDKLREITNTLPIRTFCQRHHIKYLGHICRLGNRAMQKQLLFDTRTQDKVWKKMEKLLCVDRAQARRAMMTKTDLMRLVDVNLTPPGAPQGQTCAQREIR from the coding sequence ATGGCCTTCAATGTAGATGAGGAAATAAAGAGCCAAGAAAGTCTGATTACCATTGGTGATAACATAATCAAGAACGTACGAACTTTTAAGTATCTTGGGTACACTATTACTAACGACGAAAAGAAAGCATCTCGTTTCCTTTATACAAGGATTGGAGCGGCTTACCAAAAATGGAATGAGCTTAAACATGTCCTCACTGATCGACGAATCAAGCTGTCGACCCGAGTTAGATTTCTGACAACGTGTGTGCGTTCCCGGCTCCTTTACAGCATCGAAGCATGTTCACTAACAGAGAAGGAGCTCGATACAATCGAGGTGATTTGGAATggttttttgaagaaaatggtGAAGTGTGGGTACCAACGCATAAAGACACCCACAAACAAGGAAAAGCAAACAACAACTGATAAAGAGGTAGACTCGAGGTACAGGATCTCGAACGATAAATTGAGGGAGATAACTAACACACTCCCCATCCGCACCTTTTGCCAACGTCACCATATCAAATATCTGGGACACATCTGTAGACTAGGGAACAGGGCGATGCagaaacaattattgtttgatACAAGGACGCAAGACAAAGTatggaaaaaaatggaaaaacttcTATGTGTGGACAGGGCTCAAGCGAGAAGAGCTATGATGACAAAAACAGATCTGATGCGACTGGTGGATGTAAATCTAACCCCACCAGGGGCGCCCCAAGGCCAGACATGTGCCCAGCGGGAAATacgatga